From a single Rosa rugosa chromosome 7, drRosRugo1.1, whole genome shotgun sequence genomic region:
- the LOC133719768 gene encoding uncharacterized protein LOC133719768 yields the protein MWPSRNKKKKKKPCGPEKKNKKQAKKKKEKKAPWPTAEKREEAAQFFSSPKTSLRTPASTRACARIVLFFRIQMADLTRPEFDILDSEGLEYHRWVSDVETAFVAKDYTATIKTPTDPKDDGPSDKVKANALMFLRRHIDPSLRWEHLQLKTPKELWDALKGRFGNIHDTLLPELTVPWNEIRLLDYKRVNDFNKDMLRLKARLNFYGKELTEDDMIQKTLSTFPTSALILANQYRLEYDNKRITTFNKLINLLQVAERHNEVLLNNNVRPTGTKKIHEANYGKVKGGKNPNTKGVGRVYPYPRGNNAPRGKGRGGRDMGHGGPPNVWRRDGGAGPSGHGNKV from the exons ATGTGGCCCagcagaaacaaaaaaaaaaaaaaaaagccctgcggcccagagaaaaaaaacaaaaaacaggccaagaaaaagaaagaaaaaaaggccCCGTGGCCCACTGctgaaaagagagaggaagcggcccagtttttttcaagcccaaaaacatcgctacgcacgcctgcatcaacacgcgcgtgtgctaggattgttttattttttcgaatccaa atggctgatctcactcgacctgaatttgacattttggactcagaaggacttgagtaccaccgttgggtttccgatgtagaaactgcctttgtggcaaaagactacactgccaccatcaaaACTCCCACTGACCCCAAAGACGATGGACCGTCTGACAAagtgaaagcaaatgccttaatgtttctgaggcgacatattgatcctagcctacgctgggagcaCCTTCaattgaagacacccaaagaactgtgggatgcccttaagggacgttttgggaacattcatgacaccttgctcccagaactgaccgttccgtggaatgaaatccgcttgcttgactacaaaagggtcaatgacttcaacaaggatatgttgcgcctaaaggcacgtctaaatttctatggaaaggaactcacagaagatgatatgatccaaaAGACACTTTctacttttcctacttcagcgcttatactagcgaaccagtataggctggagtatgacaacaaaagaatcacaaccttcaataagctaatcaacctactgcaagtggctgagaggcataatgaggttctcttGAACAACAATGTCAGGCCCACTGGGACAAAGAAGATTcacgaggctaattatggcaaagtgaaaggtggaaagaaccccaatacaaagggggttggacgtgtttatccctacccacgtggcaataATGCACCACGTGGCAAGGGACGTGGGGGTCGTGATATGGGCCatggaggccctcccaatgtatggcgcagagatggtggtgctggccctagtggtcatggaaacaaggtgtaa